One region of Bactrocera neohumeralis isolate Rockhampton chromosome 5, APGP_CSIRO_Bneo_wtdbg2-racon-allhic-juicebox.fasta_v2, whole genome shotgun sequence genomic DNA includes:
- the LOC126758363 gene encoding 2',5'-phosphodiesterase 12 isoform X2: MLSTISNLRIGLIYPITGFRKIVTCLLHLNINRSWNSIWYSTYRTAYSHRIKYEMDKVYLRHDGSNQDLHINFRFTNDNVRVNREFNFCRKMTENIEDALIRIRNNIEKELSKKSKKDKKKSLSRTQEPIPNTYDKVLVEIVRSELCKKVENMTFEKLLETKSTDLKLLVMDKSYEIVYNLPWVLNLTLPTNILAGFTVYPSKVELQFADRKYSIGKWYKAIKPSSGDLLRGAEWVECGNGFHYDTSIQDIGYFLKFQLTPSNEAGQYGPQVEQITKNEVQAGPGFCPFQTRHLCTKNRLRGDYIRVVSYNILADLYADSDYSRTHLFPYCPPYALKIDYRKQLYLKEIIGYNADIICLQEVDLKIFDLELKNIFESEELGYHGVIAQKGTCGEGVALFYLTSRFNLLYKYELNIGENIRTFPQFAELWKEIKNNKKLVERICDRSTTLQVLVLKCKESGRYLLVANTHLYFHPDADHIRLLQMGFAMLYVEHIYKDTITKLNLSDRRELSLLFCGDFNSVPECGIYKLMVEGNVGKECMDWISNTEEAVQNVSLSQPFQIKSACGTPPYTNFTHTFAACLDYIFYQSDCLDIHQVVPLPTEEELKCHTAIPSVVFPSDHVALVADLKFKSL; the protein is encoded by the exons ATGCTGTCAACAATTTCCAACTTGAGGATCGGTTTGATTTATCCCATAACTGGGTTCAGAAAAATTGTCACCTGCTTATTACATCTGAATATAAACCGTAGTTGGAATTCAATTTGGTATTCAACTTACCGCACTGCATATTCTCATCGAATTAAATACGAAATGGATAAGGTGTATTTGCGTCATGATGGTTCCAATCAAGATCTTCATATCAACTTTAGGTTTACCAATGACAACGTACGTGTGAATAGAGAGTTTAACTTTTGTCGAAAAATgactgaaaatattgaagatgcTCTTATACGTATACGGAATAATATAGAAAAGGAATTGAGTAAAAAGTCGAAAAAGGACAAAAAGAAAAGCTTGTCCCGAACGCAAGAACCAATACCAAACACTTACGATAag GTTCTTGTAGAAATTGTTCGTTCTGAATTATgtaaaaaggttgaaaatatgACTTTTGAGAAATTATTGGAAACCAAAAGTACTGACTTGAAATTACTTGTGATGGATAAAAGTTATGAAATAGTATACAACTTGCCATgggttttaaatttaactttaccGACAAATATATTAGCAGGCTTTACAGTATACCCGAGCAAAGTAGAATTACAGTTTGCGGATCGTAAGTACAGTATTGGGAAATGGTATAAAGCAATAAAG ccATCTAGCGGTGATTTACTTCGGGGAGCTGAATGGGTAGAGTGCGGTAATGGTTTCCACTATGATACCAGTATTCAGGATATAGGATACTTTCTAAAGTTCCAGTTAACACCCAGCAACGAAGCCGGTCAATATGGCCCACAAGTTGAGCAAATAACTAAAAATGAAGTACAGGCAGGGCCTGGTTTTTGTCCATTTCAGACAAGGCACTTGTGCACCAAAAACAGATTGAGAGGTGATTATATTCGAGTGGTTTCGTATAATATTTTAGCTGATCTATATGCCGACAGTGATTATTCGCGAACGCATCTTTTTCCTTACTGCCCACCATATGCGTTAAAAATCGACTATCGCAAGCAATTGTACTTGAAGGAAATAATTGGTTACAATGCTGACATCATTTGTTTGCAAGAagtagatttaaaaatatttgatttagaGCTGAAGAATATCTTTGAGTCTGAAGAATTGGGTTACCATGGTGTTATTGCTCAGAAAGGCACGTGTGGAGAGGGTGTAGCTTTATTTTACTTGACATCTCGTTTTAATTTACTGTATAAATATGAACTAAATATTGGGGAAAATATTCGCACTTTCCCGCAGTTTGCGGAATTatggaaagaaataaaaaataacaaaaagcttGTAGAGCGAATTTGTGATAGGTCTACAACACTtcag GTATTGGTGCTAAAGTGTAAGGAAAGCGGACGTTATTTGTTAGTTGCGAATACACACCTATATTTCCATCCGGATGCGGATCATATAAGACTATTACAAATGGGTTTTGCAATGCTGTACGTCGAACACATATATAAAGACACTATAACTAAACTAAATTTGTCTGATCGGCGAGAGTTGTCATTACTATTCTGCGGTGATTTCAACAGCGTTCCGGAATGTGGCATTTATAAATTAATGGTGGAAGGAAATGTGGGGAAAGAATGCATGGATTGGATAAGTA ATACCGAAGAGGCAGTACAAAATGTATCCCTTTCTcaaccttttcaaataaaatctgcatGTGGAACACCTCCTTACACGAACTTTACGCATACATTTGCTGCCTGCTTggattatatattttatcaaagCGA
- the LOC126758363 gene encoding 2',5'-phosphodiesterase 12 isoform X1: MLSTISNLRIGLIYPITGFRKIVTCLLHLNINRSWNSIWYSTYRTAYSHRIKYEMDKVYLRHDGSNQDLHINFRFTNDNVRVNREFNFCRKMTENIEDALIRIRNNIEKELSKKSKKDKKKSLSRTQEPIPNTYDKVLVEIVRSELCKKVENMTFEKLLETKSTDLKLLVMDKSYEIVYNLPWVLNLTLPTNILAGFTVYPSKVELQFADRKYSIGKWYKAIKPSSGDLLRGAEWVECGNGFHYDTSIQDIGYFLKFQLTPSNEAGQYGPQVEQITKNEVQAGPGFCPFQTRHLCTKNRLRGDYIRVVSYNILADLYADSDYSRTHLFPYCPPYALKIDYRKQLYLKEIIGYNADIICLQEVDLKIFDLELKNIFESEELGYHGVIAQKGTCGEGVALFYLTSRFNLLYKYELNIGENIRTFPQFAELWKEIKNNKKLVERICDRSTTLQVLVLKCKESGRYLLVANTHLYFHPDADHIRLLQMGFAMLYVEHIYKDTITKLNLSDRRELSLLFCGDFNSVPECGIYKLMVEGNVGKECMDWISNTEEAVQNVSLSQPFQIKSACGTPPYTNFTHTFAACLDYIFYQSDCLDIHQVVPLPTEEELKCHTAIPSVVFPSDHVALVADLKFKSFF, translated from the exons ATGCTGTCAACAATTTCCAACTTGAGGATCGGTTTGATTTATCCCATAACTGGGTTCAGAAAAATTGTCACCTGCTTATTACATCTGAATATAAACCGTAGTTGGAATTCAATTTGGTATTCAACTTACCGCACTGCATATTCTCATCGAATTAAATACGAAATGGATAAGGTGTATTTGCGTCATGATGGTTCCAATCAAGATCTTCATATCAACTTTAGGTTTACCAATGACAACGTACGTGTGAATAGAGAGTTTAACTTTTGTCGAAAAATgactgaaaatattgaagatgcTCTTATACGTATACGGAATAATATAGAAAAGGAATTGAGTAAAAAGTCGAAAAAGGACAAAAAGAAAAGCTTGTCCCGAACGCAAGAACCAATACCAAACACTTACGATAag GTTCTTGTAGAAATTGTTCGTTCTGAATTATgtaaaaaggttgaaaatatgACTTTTGAGAAATTATTGGAAACCAAAAGTACTGACTTGAAATTACTTGTGATGGATAAAAGTTATGAAATAGTATACAACTTGCCATgggttttaaatttaactttaccGACAAATATATTAGCAGGCTTTACAGTATACCCGAGCAAAGTAGAATTACAGTTTGCGGATCGTAAGTACAGTATTGGGAAATGGTATAAAGCAATAAAG ccATCTAGCGGTGATTTACTTCGGGGAGCTGAATGGGTAGAGTGCGGTAATGGTTTCCACTATGATACCAGTATTCAGGATATAGGATACTTTCTAAAGTTCCAGTTAACACCCAGCAACGAAGCCGGTCAATATGGCCCACAAGTTGAGCAAATAACTAAAAATGAAGTACAGGCAGGGCCTGGTTTTTGTCCATTTCAGACAAGGCACTTGTGCACCAAAAACAGATTGAGAGGTGATTATATTCGAGTGGTTTCGTATAATATTTTAGCTGATCTATATGCCGACAGTGATTATTCGCGAACGCATCTTTTTCCTTACTGCCCACCATATGCGTTAAAAATCGACTATCGCAAGCAATTGTACTTGAAGGAAATAATTGGTTACAATGCTGACATCATTTGTTTGCAAGAagtagatttaaaaatatttgatttagaGCTGAAGAATATCTTTGAGTCTGAAGAATTGGGTTACCATGGTGTTATTGCTCAGAAAGGCACGTGTGGAGAGGGTGTAGCTTTATTTTACTTGACATCTCGTTTTAATTTACTGTATAAATATGAACTAAATATTGGGGAAAATATTCGCACTTTCCCGCAGTTTGCGGAATTatggaaagaaataaaaaataacaaaaagcttGTAGAGCGAATTTGTGATAGGTCTACAACACTtcag GTATTGGTGCTAAAGTGTAAGGAAAGCGGACGTTATTTGTTAGTTGCGAATACACACCTATATTTCCATCCGGATGCGGATCATATAAGACTATTACAAATGGGTTTTGCAATGCTGTACGTCGAACACATATATAAAGACACTATAACTAAACTAAATTTGTCTGATCGGCGAGAGTTGTCATTACTATTCTGCGGTGATTTCAACAGCGTTCCGGAATGTGGCATTTATAAATTAATGGTGGAAGGAAATGTGGGGAAAGAATGCATGGATTGGATAAGTA ATACCGAAGAGGCAGTACAAAATGTATCCCTTTCTcaaccttttcaaataaaatctgcatGTGGAACACCTCCTTACACGAACTTTACGCATACATTTGCTGCCTGCTTggattatatattttatcaaagCGA
- the LOC126760791 gene encoding guanine nucleotide-binding protein subunit beta-1 produces the protein MNELDSLRQEAESLKNAIRDARKAACDTSLVQAAATLEPIGRIQMRTRRTLRGHLAKIYAMHWGSDSRNLVSASQDGKLIVWDSHTTNKVHAIPLRSSWVMTCAYAPSGSYVACGGLDNMCSIYNLKTREGNVRVSRELPGHGGYLSCCRFLDDNQIVTSSGDMTCGLWDIETGQQVTSFLGHTGDVMALSLAPGCKTFVSGACDASAKLWDIREGVCKQTFPGHESDINAVTFFPNGQAFATGSDDATCRLFDIRADQELAMYSHDNIICGITSVAFSKSGRLLLAGYDDFNCNVWDTMKAERSGILAGHDNRVSCLGVTENGMAVATGSWDSFLRVWN, from the coding sequence ATGAATGAATTAGATAGCTTAAGACAAGAAGCCGAATCTCTTAAAAATGCCATACGAGATGCACGTAAGGCTGCATGCGACACAAGTTTAGTGCAAGCCGCTGCCACATTGGAACCAATAGGTCGTATTCAGATGCGCACTCGACGTACTTTGCGAGGTCATTTGGCAAAGATCTACGCTATGCATTGGGGTAGTGATTCGCGCAATTTGGTTTCGGCATCACAGGATGGCAAATTAATCGTCTGGGATTCACACACTACCAATAAGGTGCACGCTATACCTTTGCGGTCCTCTTGGGTGATGACATGTGCATATGCACCTTCGGGAAGTTATGTCGCCTGTGGAGGCCTTGACAATATGTGTTCAATCTACAACTTGAAGACGCGTGAGGGAAATGTGCGCGTCTCTCGTGAGTTACCTGGCCATGGTGGATATTTGTCATGCTGTCGTTTTCTGGATGACAATCAGATTGTTACCAGCTCTGGCGATATGACTTGTGGCCTCTGGGACATCGAGACAGGTCAACAAGTAACCTCATTCTTAGGACATACTGGCGATGTAATGGCGTTATCCCTGGCGCCAGGATGCAAAACTTTTGTGTCTGGTGCTTGTGATGCTTCAGCAAAGTTATGGGATATACGTGaaggtgtatgtaaacaaacatttCCGGGACACGAATCTGACATCAACGCAGTGACATTTTTCCCTAATGGGCAAGCATTTGCAACAGGTTCTGATGATGCCACGTGCCGCCTTTTCGATATTCGCGCAGACCAGGAGTTGGCAATGTATTCGCACGACAACATTATCTGCGGTATCACATCAGTGGCGTTCTCGAAGAGCGGTCGCTTGCTGTTAGCGGGTTACGATGATTTCAATTGCAACGTATGGGATACAATGAAAGCAGAGCGATCCGGAATTTTAGCAGGTCATGATAATCGTGTCTCATGTCTCGGTGTGACCGAAAATGGCATGGCTGTTGCAACGGGATCATGGGATTCGTTTTTGCGTGTGTGGAATTAA